One segment of Scleropages formosus chromosome 23, fSclFor1.1, whole genome shotgun sequence DNA contains the following:
- the LOC108942498 gene encoding tetranectin-like gives MELRGARLFVCILILAHGSLQQSPPKKKPLKKDVSSSAAIEELQKQIDDIVQEVTLLKEQQALQTVCLKGIKIHGKCFLVDPLKKRYHTASEDCIAKGGTLSVPVTREENEQLHNYVRMTLGPKEQVWLGVNDMSTEGSWIDQTGSTVRYKNWDSRVTPQPDGGPVQNCAVLSSAASGKWFDENCRDEKASVCEFNIV, from the exons GAGGAGCGCGTCTTTTTGTCTGCATCCTGATCCTCGCCCATGGCTCACTTCAGCAGAGTCCTCCCAAGAAGAAACCCTTGAAGAAAG ATGTGTCAAGCTCAGCTGCCATTGAGGAGCTGCAGAAGCAAATCGATGACATTGTTCAGGAGGTCACCCTACTAAAGGAGCAGCAAGCCCTACAAACCG TTTGTTTGAAAGGAATCAAGATCCATGGCAAATGTTTCCTTGTGGATCCGCTGAAGAAGCGTTACCATACAGCCAGCGAGGACTGCATCGCCAAGGGAGGGACCCTGAGCGTGCCGGTGACAAGGGAGGAGAATGAGCAGCTCCATAACTACGTGCGGATGACCCTAGGGCCCAAGGAGCAGGTCTGGCTGGGCGTCAATGACATGTCCACTGAGGGCAGCTGGATAGACCAGACAGGCTCCACGGTACGCTACAAGAACTGGGATTCAAGGGTCACTCCACAGCCGGACGGTGGCCCTGTTCAGAATTGCGCTGTGCTTTCAAGCGCAGCCAGTGGGAAGTGGTTTGATGAGAACTGTCGCGATGAGAAGGCCTCCGTTTGCGAGTTCAATATTGTCTGA